In Campylobacter sp. VBCF_01 NA2, one DNA window encodes the following:
- a CDS encoding nitroreductase family protein produces MEILEILKARRSVRKYAPGEISDEILDTILKAGLLSPSGHARKSWEFIVVKDKANLAKLSLARTGAADMLKGANAAVVVIANESVQDVWIEDASIAMAYMHLCASALGVGSCWIQCRLREAQNGASSEEYLREILGFKGNYRALAILSLGNLISTPAPHELEKLEFSKIHKEKF; encoded by the coding sequence ATGGAAATTTTAGAGATTTTAAAAGCCAGGCGCAGTGTGCGAAAATACGCTCCTGGCGAGATTAGCGATGAAATTTTAGACACAATCTTAAAGGCTGGTTTGCTAAGCCCTAGCGGACATGCAAGGAAATCTTGGGAGTTTATCGTAGTCAAAGATAAAGCAAACCTCGCCAAACTAAGCCTTGCGCGCACGGGCGCAGCCGATATGCTAAAAGGTGCAAATGCCGCTGTGGTCGTAATCGCCAATGAAAGCGTGCAAGATGTCTGGATCGAGGACGCCTCTATCGCTATGGCCTACATGCACCTGTGCGCGAGTGCGCTAGGCGTGGGGAGCTGTTGGATACAATGCAGACTGCGCGAGGCGCAAAATGGCGCGAGCAGCGAGGAATACCTGCGCGAAATTTTGGGTTTTAAGGGGAATTACAGAGCCTTAGCGATTTTATCACTTGGAAATCTAATCTCCACGCCCGCTCCACACGAGCTAGAAAAGCTAGAATTTAGCAAAATTCACAAAGAGAAATTTTAG
- a CDS encoding NFACT RNA binding domain-containing protein — protein MKYQHLIQICEFLQNFKTLSHIKRVGDNLFKLSFDSYELFFDMNKTACNIHKNGSFVENKIYKAPFDGVLAKRLVKSKILQICVVENNRILHIKTELKASYKAFITNLYFEFTGRFTNVIITDGNGIILEALRHLDNDVRSVRVGRVLAPLPPYKIKEKDVEKIENFDEFFVGEFKKLNLANLAQIRNSKLTQIDKKIEILHANLNAVPKESELLSKAENLANLGQVLSANLYNLSDWQREFCLNDENGESVEFHLENPPKIAMNEFFNEAKKLRQKAANSHIQIANLNEKIEFYENLKNLIANAKSVEELEILLPKKRISANLKEKNAEFVQSFYIGEFKISVGKNEKGNEFLLKNSAKNDFWFHLKDRASAHVIVRTNKQNLSEEIANFAAKICVNFSVKEAGNYLVDYTKRLNVSPVKGSFVHYVDYKTIGVLKP, from the coding sequence ATGAAATACCAACACCTAATCCAAATTTGCGAATTTTTGCAAAATTTCAAAACTCTAAGCCACATAAAGCGCGTCGGCGACAATCTTTTTAAGCTTAGCTTTGATAGCTATGAGCTGTTTTTTGATATGAATAAAACCGCGTGCAATATCCACAAAAACGGCTCTTTCGTGGAAAATAAAATTTACAAAGCCCCATTTGACGGGGTTTTGGCTAAACGGCTTGTAAAATCGAAAATTTTGCAAATTTGCGTAGTGGAAAATAATAGAATTTTGCATATCAAAACTGAGCTAAAAGCCAGCTACAAGGCGTTTATCACAAATTTATACTTCGAATTTACAGGGCGATTTACAAATGTGATAATAACTGATGGAAACGGCATAATCCTAGAAGCGCTCAGGCACCTAGATAACGATGTGCGAAGCGTGCGCGTAGGGCGGGTTTTGGCGCCACTTCCGCCATATAAAATCAAAGAAAAAGATGTAGAAAAAATAGAGAATTTCGATGAATTTTTCGTGGGCGAGTTTAAAAAACTAAATTTGGCAAATTTGGCCCAAATTCGAAATTCAAAATTAACCCAAATTGATAAAAAAATCGAAATTTTGCATGCAAATTTAAATGCCGTGCCAAAAGAGAGCGAACTTTTATCAAAAGCCGAAAATTTGGCGAATCTCGGGCAGGTATTATCGGCGAATTTGTATAATTTAAGCGACTGGCAAAGGGAATTTTGCCTAAATGACGAAAACGGCGAAAGCGTGGAATTTCACCTAGAAAATCCGCCAAAAATCGCAATGAACGAATTTTTTAACGAAGCAAAAAAATTGCGCCAAAAAGCCGCAAATTCGCATATCCAAATCGCAAATTTAAACGAAAAAATTGAATTTTACGAAAATTTGAAAAATTTAATCGCAAACGCAAAAAGCGTCGAAGAGCTTGAAATTTTGCTCCCCAAAAAGCGAATTAGCGCGAATTTGAAGGAAAAAAACGCCGAATTCGTGCAGAGCTTTTATATCGGCGAGTTTAAAATCAGTGTGGGCAAAAATGAAAAAGGCAACGAATTTTTGCTAAAAAACAGCGCCAAAAACGACTTTTGGTTTCACCTAAAAGACCGAGCTAGCGCGCATGTCATCGTGAGAACAAACAAACAAAATTTAAGCGAAGAAATCGCAAATTTTGCTGCTAAAATTTGCGTAAATTTTAGCGTCAAAGAGGCTGGAAACTACCTCGTTGATTACACCAAACGCCTAAATGTAAGCCCCGTAAAAGGCTCGTTTGTGCATTATGTGGATTATAAAACTATCGGCGTTTTAAAGCCGTGA